In Polyangiaceae bacterium, a genomic segment contains:
- a CDS encoding thiamine pyrophosphate-binding protein, producing MRSDLSIDSEREVVPESSPRSCIRELTPFTEKSPNVSFEAPPAPTSRTEIPAFEVQTAADGIIDALVKEGVDTFFGIPGGPVSPVFDSILRHPGATLVESRHESAAAFAATAYYRASGKVPAVVVTAGPGATNAVTGVCSAHNEGVPLVLVIGDVAWAANGGRLLQNSGPEGIDVESLFDKMTRRAVRVTSPSAASSQATAVLEAATDPANPGPALLVVPIDRGAAKTDGFRVSRTVTRRLSEPDRSVVLEVCRLLAQAEHPLLVFGSGARPYSKVLRRLVDALDVPFVTTPKAKGIVSEEHPRSLRHGGLAASIWARDYTKLGVDVAVVLGTDLDDCSVGPTPYVAPGGRLVHVDRDATVFNRNLPTELGVVSDVGAFAEKMYDVVLEEGLRNTRCRGKLRELRARSPFDDATFGGEDQPLITPQRAVVELERAAGANATFVTDIGEHMLFALHYLTAKDPKGFQIQLGLGSMGSGVSGAIGAAIGNRARPVVCICGDGSMQMAGMELLVAAKERLPVIFAVFNDARYNMVYHGYKQVFGREAQWSTDFVDFAAWARSMGVTGVRVNHPGEIREELFDRLLELGGPAVLDIRIDRDVRLAGGGRNEALQHMSMLSNKGVA from the coding sequence ATGCGATCCGATCTCTCCATCGATTCTGAACGCGAAGTCGTGCCTGAGTCATCGCCTCGCTCGTGCATCCGCGAGCTCACGCCATTCACGGAGAAGTCTCCGAACGTTTCCTTCGAAGCGCCCCCGGCACCAACTTCTCGCACGGAAATTCCTGCGTTTGAGGTCCAGACCGCAGCTGACGGCATCATCGATGCGTTGGTCAAGGAAGGGGTAGACACCTTCTTCGGTATTCCCGGTGGTCCGGTCTCTCCAGTGTTCGACTCCATCTTGCGTCACCCAGGCGCCACGTTGGTGGAGTCGAGGCACGAAAGCGCGGCGGCGTTCGCCGCCACGGCGTATTACCGCGCGAGCGGGAAGGTACCGGCGGTGGTCGTCACCGCGGGGCCAGGCGCAACGAATGCGGTCACCGGCGTGTGTTCGGCCCACAACGAAGGAGTGCCGCTAGTACTGGTCATCGGCGACGTCGCATGGGCGGCCAATGGCGGTCGGCTACTGCAGAACTCTGGGCCCGAGGGGATCGACGTCGAGTCCTTGTTCGACAAGATGACCCGGCGCGCGGTGCGCGTAACGAGTCCGTCCGCGGCCAGCTCCCAAGCGACGGCGGTGCTGGAGGCAGCAACGGACCCCGCAAACCCTGGCCCAGCGCTGTTGGTCGTGCCAATCGACCGCGGAGCCGCCAAGACGGACGGTTTCCGAGTTTCCCGCACGGTAACTCGCCGCCTGAGTGAGCCAGACCGTAGCGTCGTTCTCGAAGTGTGTCGCTTGCTCGCCCAAGCGGAGCACCCACTTCTGGTGTTCGGCTCGGGAGCGAGGCCTTACTCGAAGGTGTTGCGCCGGCTCGTCGATGCGCTGGACGTTCCGTTCGTCACCACGCCCAAGGCGAAGGGCATCGTCAGCGAGGAGCATCCTCGCTCCTTGCGCCATGGCGGGCTGGCGGCCTCTATCTGGGCGCGTGACTACACGAAGCTCGGGGTGGACGTCGCGGTCGTGCTTGGAACGGATCTGGATGATTGCTCCGTCGGTCCGACGCCTTACGTCGCCCCTGGAGGGCGTCTGGTCCACGTAGACCGCGACGCGACCGTGTTCAATCGCAACTTGCCGACGGAGCTCGGCGTGGTGAGTGACGTGGGCGCGTTCGCCGAAAAGATGTACGACGTCGTGCTCGAGGAAGGCCTGCGCAACACGCGTTGTCGCGGGAAGCTGCGTGAGCTTCGGGCTCGCTCACCGTTCGACGACGCAACTTTTGGGGGTGAGGATCAGCCGTTGATCACCCCCCAGCGCGCCGTCGTCGAGCTGGAGCGCGCCGCGGGTGCAAACGCCACGTTCGTCACCGACATCGGCGAGCATATGCTCTTCGCCCTTCACTACCTCACGGCGAAGGATCCCAAAGGCTTTCAAATCCAGCTGGGCCTCGGAAGCATGGGTTCCGGGGTCAGCGGCGCGATCGGCGCTGCTATCGGGAATCGAGCGCGTCCGGTGGTGTGCATCTGTGGCGATGGAAGCATGCAGATGGCTGGGATGGAGCTGTTGGTCGCGGCGAAGGAGCGCCTACCGGTGATCTTCGCCGTGTTCAACGACGCGCGCTACAACATGGTCTACCACGGCTACAAGCAAGTATTCGGTCGTGAAGCGCAGTGGTCCACAGACTTCGTGGACTTCGCCGCCTGGGCTCGCTCGATGGGCGTGACTGGCGTACGAGTGAACCACCCCGGGGAAATCCGGGAGGAATTGTTTGATCGCTTGCTCGAGCTAGGTGGCCCAGCCGTCTTGGACATCCGAATCGACCGCGACGTACGACTCGCCGGCGGCGGCCGAAATGAAGCGCTGCAACACATGAGTATGCTGTCGAACAAGGGGGTCGCATGA
- a CDS encoding response regulator has protein sequence MDSHFPADAPHTLLLLFDGKLATSLRQMLEGLPATPNCQVETAELPVSDAVRQARLSHGGKPLGVYSPDESGVLAAIDAGADDSLVLGSGLPSQQAVLAFLDRVHLRARLRRHQERLQASAVQSEKLAALGTVVAGVAHEVNNPLAALMLTVEAIRVQLGPLFDARNRVRGLVERERGASLDELTELAQSMRSGVPSHEANELVDEVLSASETIASVVRDLKVFARPDDTEEPQVVHLPELMDQVVRIVGREITPFAALERDYAPDVPPVVASRTRLTQVFTNVLINAAHAVREVQRSVHRIRVSIRADDDAVAVSISDTGPGIPHDTIEHIFDPFFTTKREDFGTGLGLSISRSIMRGLGGDLLVESVHGVGATFVALIQRPSRVDLLKAMQNAARFRQTPARRAQRIAVLAVDEDERMLKAYASSLREHCDVLLAADGQEAIELLLSGSAADVVVTDLAMASVDGRALLEWLEANRPELALRTIFVTTDPPPEYQAYLREIRVPVLQKPITRARLLSQIERAVGFIPNESG, from the coding sequence GTGGACTCGCACTTTCCTGCCGATGCTCCGCACACGCTGCTCCTGCTGTTCGACGGGAAGCTCGCCACGAGCCTCCGGCAGATGCTCGAAGGCCTGCCCGCAACTCCCAATTGCCAAGTTGAAACAGCTGAGCTCCCTGTGTCGGACGCGGTCCGCCAGGCTCGTCTGAGCCACGGCGGCAAGCCGCTAGGTGTGTACTCTCCTGACGAGTCAGGCGTCCTCGCTGCGATCGATGCGGGGGCGGATGATTCGTTGGTGCTCGGTAGCGGTCTACCGAGTCAGCAAGCCGTGCTCGCGTTCCTCGATCGGGTGCATCTGCGCGCGCGTTTGCGCCGTCACCAGGAACGCTTGCAGGCGTCAGCCGTCCAATCCGAGAAACTCGCGGCGCTGGGTACTGTGGTCGCGGGCGTCGCTCACGAGGTGAACAACCCCCTCGCGGCACTCATGCTGACGGTGGAGGCCATCCGGGTACAGCTCGGACCGCTCTTTGATGCCCGCAATCGGGTGCGTGGTCTCGTGGAGCGCGAACGCGGCGCGAGCTTGGACGAACTGACAGAGCTTGCTCAGAGCATGCGCAGCGGGGTGCCTTCTCATGAGGCGAACGAGCTCGTGGATGAGGTGCTGTCGGCTTCGGAGACCATCGCGAGCGTCGTCCGCGACCTGAAGGTGTTCGCGCGCCCGGATGACACGGAGGAACCGCAAGTCGTCCACCTCCCGGAGCTGATGGATCAAGTAGTGCGCATCGTCGGACGGGAGATCACTCCGTTCGCTGCCTTGGAGCGCGACTACGCTCCTGACGTCCCGCCGGTCGTGGCGTCTCGCACCCGGCTGACCCAGGTGTTTACCAACGTGCTTATCAACGCGGCGCACGCGGTACGTGAGGTACAGCGTTCGGTTCACCGCATTCGGGTCTCTATCCGCGCGGATGACGATGCGGTCGCGGTGTCGATCTCAGACACGGGACCCGGTATCCCTCACGATACGATCGAGCACATCTTCGACCCGTTCTTCACGACGAAGCGTGAAGACTTCGGCACGGGTCTCGGCCTTTCCATCTCACGCTCGATCATGCGCGGTCTGGGGGGGGACCTGTTGGTTGAGTCCGTCCACGGCGTCGGTGCGACCTTCGTCGCCTTGATCCAGCGCCCAAGCCGCGTCGATCTTCTCAAGGCTATGCAGAACGCAGCGCGCTTTCGTCAAACCCCCGCACGGCGAGCGCAGCGAATCGCCGTTTTGGCTGTGGATGAAGACGAGCGCATGCTGAAGGCCTACGCGAGTTCGCTTCGAGAGCACTGTGATGTGCTCCTGGCGGCCGATGGTCAGGAGGCGATTGAGCTCTTGCTGTCAGGCTCGGCAGCAGACGTAGTCGTCACCGATCTCGCCATGGCTTCCGTCGATGGCCGTGCGCTGCTCGAGTGGCTGGAGGCAAACCGACCGGAGCTTGCGTTGAGGACCATCTTCGTCACGACGGACCCTCCCCCCGAATACCAAGCCTACCTGCGGGAGATCCGCGTTCCCGTATTGCAAAAGCCCATCACGCGGGCGCGCTTGCTCTCTCAAATCGAGCGCGCCGTTGGGTTCATTCCCAACGAATCCGGGTAG
- a CDS encoding type II/IV secretion system protein has protein sequence MRTPNAPPSLDEQRRLAPGVSAFELLMSFNAKGPEGEYIREDTVVEVFAERVGVPFVKLDPLKLDAAIVTSVFSKPFARKHGMLVIDADESRVLVATSDPFNPLALEAVQDVARKRVELVVTPPSDIQRLITEFFGFQRSVERAEQDLTESFNLGNLEQFVRMQSEREIEASDQHVVNAVEYLFSYAFQQRASDIHIEPKRNESLVRFRIDGALHQVNRLPAVVHRAVINRIKTLARLDIGEKRRPQDGRIKTEFQNKAVEFRVSTLPVAFGEKAVLRIFDPEIVHDDIRQLGFFEREEQLFERLITRPHGIVLVTGPTGSGKTTTLYTALRRLANDDVNITTIEDPIEMVFERINQTAVQSAIGISFASALRTILRQDPDIIMVGEIRDLETARNAIQASLTGHLVFSTLHTNDAPSAVARLIDLGIENFLLASTLSGLIAQRLVRRVCASCAEERSLTESELGQLGGLVDVTGGALPLVREGAGCVDCRHTGFKGRQGIFEMFEVNEAIRELIMQKGSVDAIRAQARGDGMLSLREAAVQKMLAGETSFGEVLKVTAVD, from the coding sequence ATGCGCACGCCAAACGCACCGCCAAGCTTGGACGAGCAGCGGCGTCTCGCACCAGGAGTATCGGCGTTCGAGCTCTTGATGTCCTTCAATGCCAAAGGCCCGGAGGGGGAGTATATCCGAGAGGATACGGTTGTTGAGGTATTTGCCGAGCGAGTCGGGGTGCCTTTCGTGAAACTCGACCCGCTCAAGCTCGACGCAGCCATTGTAACGTCGGTCTTTTCAAAGCCTTTTGCCCGCAAGCACGGCATGTTGGTGATTGATGCGGATGAATCTCGGGTGTTGGTTGCAACCAGCGATCCGTTCAACCCTCTGGCTCTCGAGGCCGTGCAGGACGTAGCGCGCAAGCGCGTCGAGCTGGTGGTCACGCCCCCAAGCGACATCCAGCGCCTGATCACCGAGTTTTTCGGTTTCCAGCGTTCGGTGGAGCGTGCCGAACAGGACCTGACTGAGTCGTTCAATCTCGGCAACCTCGAGCAGTTCGTGCGCATGCAGTCGGAGCGCGAGATCGAAGCCTCGGATCAGCACGTGGTGAACGCGGTTGAATACCTCTTCTCTTACGCCTTTCAGCAGCGTGCGAGTGACATCCACATCGAACCGAAACGGAACGAGAGCCTCGTGAGGTTTCGCATCGACGGAGCGCTCCACCAGGTGAATAGGCTTCCCGCGGTCGTGCATCGCGCCGTCATCAACCGCATCAAGACCCTCGCGCGTCTAGACATCGGAGAGAAGCGACGACCTCAAGATGGGCGCATCAAGACGGAGTTCCAGAACAAGGCCGTCGAGTTTCGCGTATCAACCTTGCCGGTCGCCTTCGGCGAGAAGGCCGTGCTGCGTATCTTCGATCCGGAAATCGTGCACGACGACATTCGCCAACTTGGCTTCTTCGAGCGCGAAGAACAGCTCTTTGAACGGCTGATTACGCGTCCCCACGGAATCGTTTTGGTCACCGGCCCTACTGGCTCCGGGAAGACGACGACTCTCTACACCGCGCTGCGTCGGCTCGCGAACGACGACGTCAACATCACCACGATCGAAGATCCGATCGAGATGGTGTTCGAACGCATCAACCAAACGGCCGTGCAGTCCGCTATCGGGATCAGCTTTGCTTCGGCACTACGTACGATCCTGCGCCAAGACCCGGACATCATCATGGTCGGTGAGATCCGCGACCTCGAAACCGCGCGTAACGCGATCCAGGCGTCCTTGACGGGACACCTGGTGTTCTCGACGCTGCACACGAACGACGCCCCGAGCGCCGTCGCCCGCCTGATCGACCTCGGGATCGAGAACTTCTTGTTGGCTTCAACGTTGAGCGGCCTGATCGCGCAGCGCCTGGTCCGCCGAGTTTGCGCCAGCTGCGCGGAGGAGCGCTCCCTGACGGAGTCCGAGTTGGGCCAGCTTGGTGGGCTCGTGGATGTTACCGGGGGGGCGCTACCTTTGGTCCGAGAAGGCGCCGGCTGTGTCGACTGCCGGCATACAGGCTTCAAGGGGCGCCAAGGCATCTTCGAGATGTTTGAAGTCAACGAGGCAATTCGCGAGCTAATCATGCAGAAGGGCAGCGTGGACGCAATACGCGCTCAAGCCCGAGGCGATGGCATGTTGAGTCTGCGTGAGGCCGCAGTGCAAAAGATGTTAGCGGGAGAGACCAGCTTTGGAGAGGTCCTGAAAGTCACTGCAGTCGACTAG
- a CDS encoding DUF1244 domain-containing protein, with protein sequence MDDSQMRTELEAAAFRRLVEHFRERTDVQNIDVMNLAGFCRNCLAKWYQAAAAERGVELDQDAARERIYGMPYAEWKSKYQR encoded by the coding sequence ATGGACGACTCTCAGATGCGCACCGAACTCGAAGCCGCTGCGTTTCGTCGCCTCGTGGAGCACTTCCGCGAGCGCACCGATGTGCAGAACATCGACGTGATGAACCTCGCCGGATTCTGCCGAAATTGCCTGGCCAAGTGGTACCAGGCGGCTGCCGCGGAGCGCGGAGTGGAACTCGACCAAGATGCCGCGCGCGAGCGCATCTACGGGATGCCCTACGCGGAGTGGAAGTCGAAGTATCAGCGCTGA
- a CDS encoding phosphate/phosphite/phosphonate ABC transporter substrate-binding protein — MSDRDAVRSALSGLCAELSERTGLIFFGHVVRSYSALLADVKQKRIDFAWAPPLVAAELIQQGVAEALVTSRREASSLFHSALFVHRDSGLIDVSDLEGKHVGWVDTASAAGYAVPRRWLRDRGCDLDSFFARESYLGTHAAVARAVFERRVDVGATYAILDTGSRKTRDGGWNEVAIPDAGIHIVSLAGTVPADCVIGATELPPSSRAKVRSALVELGTGASPLVQKVFRTSGFEVANPGYTGALARLSVV, encoded by the coding sequence GTGAGCGATCGTGATGCGGTGCGGTCGGCGCTCTCAGGTCTTTGCGCTGAGTTGTCGGAGCGCACGGGACTGATTTTCTTCGGTCACGTGGTGCGCTCCTATTCGGCGCTACTGGCGGACGTGAAGCAGAAGCGAATCGACTTCGCCTGGGCGCCGCCGTTGGTCGCCGCGGAGCTCATTCAGCAAGGTGTTGCGGAGGCGTTGGTCACCTCGAGACGCGAGGCCAGCAGTCTCTTCCACTCCGCGCTGTTCGTGCATCGGGACTCGGGACTGATCGATGTCAGTGACCTCGAGGGCAAGCACGTCGGCTGGGTGGACACCGCGAGCGCGGCTGGCTACGCCGTGCCGCGCCGCTGGTTGCGTGATCGAGGCTGCGATCTCGACTCCTTCTTTGCGCGGGAGAGCTATCTCGGCACTCACGCTGCGGTGGCGCGAGCGGTCTTCGAGCGACGTGTGGATGTCGGTGCGACGTACGCGATCCTCGACACCGGTTCGCGCAAGACTCGGGATGGCGGCTGGAACGAGGTCGCGATCCCCGACGCGGGTATCCACATCGTGTCGCTCGCTGGGACCGTCCCAGCTGACTGCGTGATCGGCGCCACGGAACTACCCCCATCGAGTCGCGCCAAGGTGCGCTCCGCGTTAGTGGAGTTGGGCACGGGCGCCTCGCCGCTGGTCCAGAAGGTGTTCCGAACGTCGGGCTTCGAGGTCGCGAATCCTGGCTACACAGGGGCGTTGGCGCGTCTCAGCGTGGTCTGA
- a CDS encoding response regulator, whose product MDLEAENAKLRAQVAALELRLDQTFEQSTAVKLVIDPADGSILEANPAAISFYGYSAEEFSALRITDLNQLPPELVAEELAAAREQKRSYFEFKHRLKSGAVRDVQVYSGPVRMYDRDCLYSIICDITDRTQLADQLAHAQRMDALGRLAGGVAHDINNLLTALDMLASLIRSDVEHARPVETHLREVEQLTQRGASLTGQLLAFCRRQMLEPRLLDLGAVMTGVETLLRRLLNNRVSLTVDIPKESIQVVADLTRLEQVLLNLVLNARDAMPEGGQIGLNLERISTTPDLREELEIEWPTAAKVTITDQGVGMDEDTLRHAFEPFFTTKPSGQGTGLGLSTVYGIVQQSGGRIRVLSQLNRGSRFELFFPEAVEPELLPEPAPPVESIAGGSETLLLVDDDGAVRTTLAAVLREAGYQVLEACDGEEALAMLCEQRFAVDLVVSDVVMPKLNGPEFVARARARFAGLRVLYMSGFLDLPSVGSGLKGVGGDPLLTKPFPASRLVGKVRDLLDSAPQRRTLDKS is encoded by the coding sequence GTGGACTTGGAGGCCGAAAACGCGAAGCTGCGCGCCCAAGTCGCGGCGCTGGAGCTCCGTCTAGACCAGACGTTTGAGCAGAGCACCGCAGTGAAGCTGGTGATCGATCCAGCGGACGGCTCGATTCTCGAAGCCAACCCGGCGGCCATCAGCTTCTACGGCTACTCGGCAGAGGAGTTCTCAGCGCTGCGCATCACGGACCTAAACCAGCTTCCCCCCGAGCTGGTGGCCGAAGAGTTGGCCGCGGCGCGTGAACAGAAGCGCTCCTACTTCGAGTTCAAGCACCGCCTCAAGAGCGGAGCGGTGCGTGACGTTCAGGTCTACTCAGGACCCGTCCGAATGTACGATCGAGACTGCCTGTACTCGATCATTTGCGACATCACCGATCGCACTCAGCTCGCCGATCAGCTCGCGCACGCTCAGCGTATGGACGCCCTGGGGCGCCTGGCAGGCGGAGTGGCTCACGACATCAATAACCTGCTCACCGCACTCGACATGCTCGCTAGCTTGATCCGCAGCGACGTCGAGCATGCGCGACCAGTAGAGACTCACCTCCGCGAAGTGGAGCAACTCACCCAACGCGGTGCATCGCTCACTGGGCAGCTCCTCGCCTTCTGTCGGCGACAGATGCTCGAGCCGCGCTTGCTCGATCTGGGCGCGGTGATGACCGGAGTGGAGACCCTGCTTCGACGCTTGCTCAACAATCGTGTTTCGCTGACCGTTGATATCCCCAAGGAATCGATCCAGGTCGTCGCGGACCTCACGCGGCTCGAGCAGGTGTTGCTGAATCTCGTGTTGAACGCCCGGGACGCGATGCCTGAGGGCGGTCAGATCGGCTTGAACCTGGAGCGGATCTCGACCACACCGGACTTGCGAGAGGAGCTGGAGATAGAGTGGCCAACCGCAGCCAAGGTCACGATCACGGATCAAGGCGTTGGGATGGATGAGGACACTCTCCGTCACGCCTTCGAGCCGTTCTTCACCACCAAACCCTCAGGGCAGGGGACGGGGCTCGGCCTCTCGACGGTCTACGGCATCGTTCAGCAGTCGGGCGGGCGCATCCGGGTCCTGAGCCAGCTGAATCGCGGCTCGAGGTTCGAGCTCTTCTTCCCCGAGGCGGTGGAGCCTGAATTGCTACCAGAGCCGGCACCGCCCGTGGAGAGCATTGCTGGCGGCAGCGAGACCTTGCTGCTGGTGGACGATGACGGCGCGGTGCGCACGACGCTCGCTGCGGTGCTCAGGGAGGCGGGGTATCAGGTGCTTGAGGCGTGCGACGGAGAAGAAGCCTTGGCGATGCTCTGCGAGCAGCGGTTCGCCGTAGATCTCGTGGTGAGTGATGTCGTGATGCCGAAGCTAAACGGGCCAGAGTTCGTCGCGCGCGCTCGCGCGAGATTCGCAGGCCTGCGGGTGCTCTACATGTCCGGCTTCCTAGACCTCCCCAGTGTTGGCAGCGGCCTGAAGGGCGTTGGTGGGGATCCCCTGTTGACCAAGCCCTTCCCTGCGTCGCGCTTGGTGGGCAAGGTGCGGGACCTCCTGGACTCGGCCCCCCAGCGCCGTACGCTTGATAAGTCTTGA
- a CDS encoding transglycosylase SLT domain-containing protein, producing MLQRSRWRAWGLGSLGLPVLPLVALMACSGPTAPPAGHGVQTPIGMDAGASPEASASEPPKSTADRFDLEQFTPLLALPSLKKAREAVERAQPGVAVKLVEKVFSAEKEKLPLDERSSWEYLIGRLHEQAGGAKAAGEAYTRAAEGADWALSNYAKLGVARALTTQRKYDDALLWLEKVKPEAPIEDDLDLLIAEAAKGAGKLDSAIRHWTAHLESRERPADRLNVALRLSSALLERADKQPEKAVEDRLEALRWARRVRIENPRGDARRRMAEQLEAKALGALPDDKKKQNQALSLDLELVRVRSLLDAGFDKAADEAAEAVLSEQPQAVRYAEIGCEIQLIRAKALASKRKHGEAADALAEPIRRCKGDDLRARLLYLAGVYAAKDGRHTQAVQRFNQLEKEAPSHRLADDARMKAAYSYFELGVEKKFTDLLSTMDRDYPEGDMVLDGVFRLAMRRIEKGDWPGAAQVLERAAKLGKLRDGARGREYAGRERYFWARSLMQLGETERGKAEYEAIVRDLPLSYYMLLAYSRLHGLDAQRATQVRDEAMDSSARQPFSFEQRPEFKEPGFLRALELSRVGDLANARREISAMGIAKRGAAPGVLWGIALLYARAGSANLSHGVARGLLTDWPQRWPAGDWIQTWEIAFPRPYLPTVQKNATKVGISETLVYAIMREESAFDEDAESSASAHGLMQLIVPTAKLFAKGLPYDARALKRPSINITLGCRALAKLSETFDTNPLLAIPGYNAGPGRPRRWLRERPNLDFDLWVEAIPYSETRRYTQRVLASRAAYTVLYDAANAEQNLLLPLRIKN from the coding sequence AGTTCACTCCGCTCTTGGCTTTGCCCAGCTTGAAGAAGGCGAGGGAAGCGGTCGAGCGCGCTCAGCCTGGCGTCGCTGTGAAGCTCGTAGAGAAAGTTTTCTCTGCGGAAAAAGAGAAGCTGCCGCTCGATGAGCGGTCGAGCTGGGAGTACTTGATCGGGCGCCTCCACGAGCAGGCCGGCGGCGCAAAGGCAGCTGGCGAGGCGTACACCCGTGCCGCAGAGGGCGCCGATTGGGCGCTGAGCAACTACGCCAAGCTTGGCGTTGCGCGTGCGCTGACCACGCAGCGCAAGTACGACGACGCGCTGCTCTGGCTCGAGAAGGTCAAGCCCGAGGCCCCAATCGAAGACGACCTGGACTTGCTCATCGCCGAGGCAGCGAAGGGCGCGGGGAAGCTAGACAGTGCGATCCGGCACTGGACCGCTCATCTGGAGTCCCGGGAGCGACCAGCGGACCGCCTGAACGTTGCGCTGCGCCTATCTTCGGCATTGCTCGAGCGCGCAGACAAGCAGCCAGAGAAAGCGGTAGAAGACCGACTCGAGGCGCTGCGTTGGGCTCGCCGCGTGCGAATCGAGAATCCTCGCGGAGACGCGCGCCGCCGCATGGCAGAGCAGCTCGAGGCGAAGGCGCTTGGCGCATTGCCCGACGACAAGAAGAAGCAGAATCAAGCTCTGAGCCTCGACCTGGAGCTTGTGCGTGTGCGCTCGCTGCTCGACGCGGGGTTCGACAAGGCGGCGGACGAGGCCGCAGAGGCGGTGCTCAGCGAGCAGCCCCAAGCCGTGCGCTACGCGGAGATTGGCTGCGAGATTCAGCTCATTCGCGCCAAGGCGCTTGCTTCCAAGCGGAAACACGGAGAGGCTGCGGATGCGCTGGCTGAGCCGATTCGGCGTTGCAAAGGCGACGACTTGCGTGCCCGGCTGCTGTACCTAGCCGGCGTGTACGCCGCGAAGGACGGTCGCCACACCCAGGCGGTGCAGCGCTTCAACCAGCTGGAGAAGGAAGCTCCCAGCCATCGCCTCGCTGACGATGCGAGGATGAAGGCCGCGTACAGCTACTTCGAACTCGGCGTCGAGAAGAAGTTCACCGACCTCCTGAGCACCATGGATCGCGACTACCCCGAGGGCGACATGGTGCTCGACGGAGTGTTCCGTTTGGCGATGCGCCGGATCGAAAAGGGGGATTGGCCAGGCGCTGCCCAGGTACTCGAGCGCGCAGCGAAGCTCGGCAAGCTGCGTGATGGCGCGCGGGGGCGGGAGTACGCGGGACGTGAACGCTACTTCTGGGCGCGGTCCTTGATGCAGCTTGGCGAGACGGAGCGCGGAAAGGCCGAGTACGAAGCCATCGTGCGGGACCTACCGCTGTCCTACTACATGTTGCTCGCTTACTCGCGCCTTCATGGTCTGGATGCCCAGCGTGCAACGCAGGTGCGCGACGAAGCGATGGACAGTTCCGCGCGGCAGCCATTTAGCTTTGAGCAGCGGCCGGAGTTCAAGGAGCCTGGGTTCTTGCGCGCGCTGGAGCTCTCCCGGGTTGGAGATCTCGCGAACGCCAGGCGAGAGATCAGCGCGATGGGGATCGCGAAGCGTGGGGCTGCGCCGGGGGTGCTTTGGGGGATTGCGCTCCTGTATGCGCGCGCCGGCTCCGCGAACCTGAGCCATGGCGTCGCGCGCGGCTTGCTGACGGATTGGCCGCAGCGTTGGCCAGCAGGCGACTGGATCCAGACATGGGAAATTGCGTTTCCGCGTCCCTACCTACCCACGGTGCAGAAGAACGCCACCAAGGTGGGGATCAGCGAGACGCTCGTCTACGCGATCATGCGTGAAGAGTCGGCGTTCGATGAGGACGCCGAGAGCTCCGCGAGCGCACATGGGCTCATGCAGCTGATCGTCCCGACCGCCAAGCTGTTCGCCAAGGGACTGCCGTACGATGCTCGCGCGCTCAAGCGGCCGAGCATCAACATCACTCTTGGCTGTCGGGCTTTAGCCAAGCTGTCTGAGACCTTCGACACCAACCCGCTGCTGGCCATTCCTGGCTACAACGCCGGTCCCGGCCGGCCGCGTCGTTGGCTGCGGGAGCGTCCAAACCTGGATTTCGACCTCTGGGTCGAGGCCATCCCGTACTCCGAGACACGCCGCTACACACAGCGCGTGCTCGCCAGCCGAGCCGCGTACACCGTGCTCTATGACGCAGCGAACGCCGAGCAGAACCTGCTCTTGCCGTTGCGGATCAAGAACTAG
- a CDS encoding DUF2378 family protein — MELYAGYRRGVELVAPHCDIETRLADVPPSAKVRGPLFRSVYQALEAAGHLKAFQDLVPIRKRSSFGEFPLGEYLIELAVAGALMATPESLEQGMFDISRNNARVFASTLMGRALLRLLARDPVRLTEQAVAARRQMANYGDWRMVRHGPHDIEMVYRDEYTWLESAIAGAAVGSFEACDVEPRVETLLKDRYNGSTRIRWE; from the coding sequence GTGGAACTGTACGCAGGCTATCGACGCGGGGTGGAGCTGGTGGCACCCCACTGCGACATCGAGACCAGGTTGGCGGACGTTCCTCCGTCAGCCAAGGTCCGAGGCCCGCTGTTCCGCTCGGTGTATCAAGCGCTCGAAGCAGCCGGGCATCTCAAGGCCTTCCAAGACTTGGTGCCGATCCGCAAGCGCTCGTCCTTCGGTGAGTTTCCCTTGGGCGAGTACCTCATTGAACTGGCTGTCGCCGGTGCGCTGATGGCCACCCCTGAGTCACTCGAACAGGGCATGTTCGACATCTCACGCAACAACGCCCGGGTCTTCGCGTCAACATTGATGGGGAGAGCGCTCCTTCGCCTCCTCGCTCGGGATCCCGTCAGGCTCACGGAGCAGGCGGTCGCGGCGCGCCGCCAGATGGCGAACTACGGGGACTGGCGGATGGTGCGTCATGGCCCTCACGACATCGAGATGGTTTATCGCGACGAGTACACGTGGCTCGAGAGCGCGATCGCGGGGGCCGCTGTCGGTTCTTTCGAGGCCTGCGATGTCGAGCCGCGCGTCGAGACGCTGCTGAAGGATCGCTACAACGGCTCTACCCGGATTCGTTGGGAATGA